The proteins below are encoded in one region of Methylophilales bacterium:
- the hfq gene encoding RNA chaperone Hfq, with protein MHLQDNFLNKVIEENISVSIYLLNGIKLQGNIHSFDQSVIVLNGQAPQLIYKHSISTIVPSKKVSITQS; from the coding sequence ATGCATTTACAGGACAATTTTTTAAACAAAGTGATAGAAGAAAATATTTCTGTCTCAATATATTTGTTAAATGGAATAAAATTGCAAGGAAATATCCACTCGTTTGATCAATCTGTCATTGTGTTAAACGGCCAAGCCCCACAGCTTATCTACAAACATTCTATTTCAACTATTGTTCCATCCAAGAAAGTGAGCATAACTCAATCATAG
- the hflX gene encoding GTPase HflX, with translation MFERPKNGESAILVSLNIDDIDHKENTSEFKLLASSAGFKVAELIESQRKFPDAKFFIGSGKLKELQQIKTLENIKTIIFNHELTPSQERNIEKATSMRVYDRTALILFIFAMRAKSHEGKMQVELAHLNHLSSRLTKGWSHLERQKGGIGVRGGPGEKQIELDRRMLGQRIKQLKIKLTKLEKQRANQRNARRRSKVFTIAIVGYTNAGKSTLFNKLTSEKILAENKLFATLDTTSRKLFIEHGHDLVISDTVGFIKKLPTTLIEAFKSTLEESSDADLLLHIVDISNANKAEQIVQVDKILNEIGANNIQQILVLNQIDKIKLNAGYDRDEYGKINRVQLSAINGDGIEFLKKAIVERSLDFINQRNGKYA, from the coding sequence ATGTTTGAAAGACCCAAGAATGGTGAAAGTGCGATATTAGTTAGTCTTAATATTGACGATATTGATCATAAAGAAAATACGAGTGAATTTAAACTCCTTGCCTCCAGTGCGGGTTTTAAAGTTGCTGAATTAATTGAGAGTCAAAGAAAGTTCCCTGATGCTAAATTTTTCATCGGTTCAGGAAAATTAAAAGAATTACAACAAATCAAGACTTTAGAAAACATAAAAACAATCATCTTCAACCATGAACTTACTCCCTCACAGGAGAGAAATATTGAAAAAGCGACTTCTATGCGAGTTTATGATCGAACAGCCTTGATTTTATTTATATTTGCAATGAGAGCAAAAAGTCATGAGGGCAAAATGCAAGTAGAGTTAGCTCATCTAAACCATCTGTCATCAAGGTTAACAAAAGGTTGGAGTCACCTAGAAAGGCAAAAAGGAGGCATAGGAGTGCGGGGGGGTCCTGGCGAAAAGCAAATCGAACTTGACCGAAGAATGCTTGGGCAGAGAATTAAGCAGCTTAAAATTAAATTAACAAAACTTGAAAAACAAAGAGCAAATCAACGAAATGCTCGAAGAAGGTCAAAAGTATTTACTATTGCGATTGTTGGTTACACCAATGCCGGTAAGTCCACTTTGTTCAATAAACTAACGAGTGAGAAAATATTGGCTGAAAACAAGTTATTTGCAACACTTGACACCACCTCACGTAAATTATTTATTGAGCATGGGCATGATCTTGTTATTTCGGATACGGTAGGATTTATCAAAAAATTACCGACGACACTCATTGAAGCATTCAAGTCAACATTGGAAGAGTCATCAGATGCAGACTTACTTTTGCACATTGTTGATATAAGTAACGCAAATAAGGCTGAACAAATTGTTCAAGTAGATAAAATCTTGAACGAGATTGGTGCAAACAATATTCAACAGATACTAGTATTAAATCAAATAGACAAAATAAAGCTTAACGCTGGATATGATAGAGATGAGTATGGTAAAATCAACCGGGTTCAGTTGTCAGCTATTAACGGTGATGGAATTGAATTTTTAAAGAAAGCCATTGTCGAAAGAAGTCTAGATTTTATCAATCAAAGAAATGGAAAATATGCTTAA